A single Orcinus orca chromosome 2, mOrcOrc1.1, whole genome shotgun sequence DNA region contains:
- the SPG21 gene encoding maspardin isoform X1, which translates to MGEIKVSPDYNWFRSTVPLKKVGIYRIPLSEVTEILFTTIIAKRNRKSKNIIVDDDDSKIWSLYDAGPRNIRCPLIFLPPVSGTADVFFRQILALTGWGYRVIALQYPVYWDHLEFCDGFRKLLDHLQLDKVHLFGASLGGFLAQKFAEYTHKSPRVHSLILCNSFSDTSIFNQTWTANSFWLMPSFMLKKIVLGNFSSGPVDPMMADAIDFMVDRLESLGQSELASRLTLNCQNSYVEPHKIRDIPVTIMDVSFLLSKIDALPFLYVYVKTPL; encoded by the exons ATGGGAGAGATTAAAGTCTCTCCTGATTATAACTGGTTTAGAAGTACAGTCCCCCTTAAAAAG gtTGGAATTTACCGCATACCACTGTCAGAGGTTACTGAGATTTTGTTTACTACAATCATagcaaaaagaaacaggaaaagcaaAAAT ATTATTGTGGATGATGACGACAGTAAGATCTGGTCGCTCTACGATGCAGGCCCCAGAAATATCAGGTGTCCTCTCATATTTCTCCCTCCCGTCAGCGGAACTGCTGATGTATTTTTCCGGCAGATTTTGGCTTTGACTGGATGGGGTTACCGGGTTATAGCT TTGCAGTATCCAGTTTATTGGGACCATCTTGAATTCTGTGATGGATTCAGAAAACTTTTAGACCATTTACAGTTGGATAAA GTTCATCTCTTTGGGGCTTCTTTGGGAGGCTTTTTGGCCCAGAAGTTTGCTGAATACACTCACAAATCTCCCAGAGTCCATTCTCTCATCCTCTGCAATTCCTTCAGTGACACTTCTATCTTTAACCAAACATGGACTGCAAACAG cttttggCTAATGCCGTCATTTATGCTCAAAAAAATCGTTCTTGGAAACTTTTCATCTGGCCCAGTGGACCCTATGATGGCTGATGCCATTGATTTCATGGTGGACAGG CTGGAAAGTTTGGGGCAGAGTGAACTGGCTTCAAGACTTACCCTGAATTGTCAAAATTCTTATGTGGAACCTCATAAAATTCGGGACATCCCTGTAACCATCATGGACGTaagttttcttttaagtaaaataGATGCTTTGCCCTTTCTATATGTATATGTCAAGACCCCCCTGTAA